The sequence below is a genomic window from Kwoniella dendrophila CBS 6074 chromosome 10, complete sequence.
TATTCAATCATAATTGCTAATTACGATAATTCACAGCTATTGAAcaactgaaaaagaaggcTATCAGTCAAGCAGCCGCGTGGCAAAGAACAGGTCGAGCAGGACGAGAGGTGAGTGAGGTGCCGTCTCTATAATCACGTTGATACGGGGTTCTTTAACTGTAATTGTGATAACGTTGATGCTGAGTCCACATTCGTCACTTTGCATTAGCGAGATGGACATTGCTATCGTTTGTTCACCAAAGAAGCCTTCAACAAGATGCCAGAATTCGATGCACCAGAAATACAGAGATGTAACCTGTCTGCGGCTGTTTTACAGTTGATTGCAATGGGTCAGAACCCTTTCGAGTTTGAATATATAGACAATCCAGGAAGAGATAACAGTGAGTGATATTCCGATGAATAAACGCATCTCCTTCCAATCATTCTCGACGGTATCCCATGAATATGATACtcattcagctaattctaTGGTTTACGTTGTACAGTTGCTGCTGCCTTTCAAACACTAGCGGGACTTGAAGCACTTGATTCACCAACATCAGTCACACCGTTAGGtattgaaatgttgaaatatCCATTGGATCCACCACACGCTAGAATTCTAATTGCATCATTCGAAAATAATTGCTCTAATGAAATTATAGatatattatcaataataaatTCTGGTGGAACAGTTTTCATTGATAGACCAAAtgatagagaagaagcaTCTGCCGCGAAATTAAAATTTTTACATAGAGATGGTGATCATCTAACAAGTTTAAATGTTTTTAACGCTTTtttagctataaaagaattgagaaaaacttcttcttcttctagtaaAGTAGGATTAATAGAATGGTGTAAAGAAAATTTTCTTAATCATAAAACTTTAACTCAAGCTTTGAAAATCAGACAACAATTAAGAGAATTATCAGAAAGAAATGGCAAACAAGTATCTTCTTCGGTTAGTAGTAGTGGTGATAGTTCACCAATCTTAAAAAGTTTATTACAAGGTCTATTTATGAATACCGCTGTGATTCAAGCTGATGGTAGTTATAAACAAACTACTGGTTCTTTGGTAAGTCGAGTCAGACCTCTTTCCATCCGAAAAAAAATGTTCTTCATTTTGCTTTGCGAGGTTGGTTGAAGATATCTAACTTTTTATTGtatatttttttctttttcacgTAGACCGTCAAAATACATCCTTCAAGTGTTTTAATGAGTAAAAAAGTACCTGCTATATTATATGATGAACTTGTTAGTTAGGAAATGTCATTCACATTTGTATCATTTGGTTACCGTCTTATATGCTGACGATCATTCTCCTATTACAGGCTATCACATCAGCTTTCTATGCTAGAAACGTTTCAACTTTTGAACAACATTGGTTAACTGAAATCCCATTATTTGCTAAAGCTTCAAGAGGTGTTGCAGTATCTGTCGGAAAAGGACATTTATAAAAGGACTGGTATTGCTTGATATTTCCCATATTACACTGATATTCGCATTAATCTTAGacaatcatcatatcatagATATATAAACGTAACATTATAAATTCGACTTCATTCAAAGGCTATAATGTAATCTTGCTTGTAACTGTTAAATAATGCTTGTACTCGTTGATGGGTTACATCGATATCTACCCGAGATACACTGCACCCATTTTACAAGATATGATAGCCGAAATGCCAGTGATGTTTCCATGATATATTCTTCGTCTACAAAGCCACATTCGCAGACCTGGTGGGCAGAGCTTTTGACAAACGGTGATGCCTCCATCGTCATTTGTATTGAAAGATGACTCTCTTGTATAGTACTTATAACGTTAATGAAGTGAAAAATGAGCGAAATATTCATGACTTGTTCGGTTTCAGGGGAACTTGACTGGGGATGTGGGATGTGAGGGGGTACCGGTTTTTGAAGTGAAGACAATAATTGAAATGACATCATGGTTAAGTGACATCTTTGGAATTCAAGTGCTAAAAATAAAGTACACGACCACAAAGTAAACTGTAATGAATAGTTTCTTAAGTTACAGAGCTTATCAGAACGATTCAATGGGTTTTCATTTTGATACAAGTCTATATAACTTGTCCTATATAAGGATTGAATTCAAGGATAATTGATATAACCTAGACGTATATATACTGAATTTACCTTACTCTTTCCTATTGCAGTATAACATATCGATCGACTACTAGATCAAGATGACTGATGCGATAGATAAAAGTGTACCTAAAGAACATCACAGGCATACTGTAAGTACTTCATATCGAGATCTTTTGCTGAACGACAACAATAAGGATGACTCTCGACTCTGTTATGTATTGTTAATTGGTGCTGACGGTTTTGTTGTCCTTCCAATCTTCGTCTTCCTTGATTAGGTTGGTCATTGGCATTCACAAGATAAACGACATCATCATaaatttttgaatgataCTGTTGAACATGTCGATAACAATCCTAAACCATTACATCCAATCTTACAAGAATTTAAAGAAGTAGTGGATAAGAGTACAAGGTTAACAATGCTGTTTGCCCTTATGTTTGAACAAGTAAGTTTGTTTTCGGATCCATCTATCCAATgattcaacaaatcaagatataGTGAAGTGTATCGAAAATTTATAGCTTACTATATCGTGTGATCAGATTCCAGACAATAAAGAGTACTTAAAAGATCCAACTGGTGAATCACAAGTCAGAGATTTTGAACATTTATTAAAACTTATGAATCATGTAATCTCAACTGCACCACATTGGACTGATGCAGGTCATAAAGTTGGTATGGTTGGTGTACCTGTGAATGCTTTATTAGATTGGCCAATGGGTACTTCAGCTGGTTTTACTGTTTTCCAAGATCCATTAGTTAATGATTATGTGAGTTGTTAGAGTTGTTAGCAATGAATTATCGAATACTAATTATGATAATCCTCTATTCCACCATTTTTGACAACCTACAAATCCCGCGATTGATTCCCCTCGCATAACTTTCACTTGATAATCCACATTAGATTAAGAAAATCCTTGACGTTTGGGGTAAATACCTTAcatcacctgaatcagcaTCAGTTTTAGGTACTGGTAAAACTGATTGGTTTGGTAAAACTGGTATTGAAAGTTTAGAAGAAGTTGCAAATAAAGCTAGTGGTACAAATAAgaaatttgaagaattattcCAATGTGATccaaaagctgaacatcaTGGATTCACATCATGGGATAATTTCTTTACAAGAGAATATAAATGGGAAAATAGACCTAtagctgaacctgaaaatgataatgttatAGTTAACGCATGTGAATCAAAAGTATATAAAGTTggtaaagatatcaaagaaagagataaatttTGGGTAAAAGGTCAACCATATTCTACATTAGATAtattagattttgataaagattaCGCTAAAGAATTTATTGGTGGTACGATATATCAAGCGTTTTTGAGTGCTTTATCATATCATAGATGGCATTCACCTGTATCAGgaacaattaaaaaaatTAATTTAGTTCAAGGTACTTATTATTCTGAACCTTTGTTTGTAGATTTCCAAGCAAATCAAGCAGCAGATTCAAATGGTGAAACTACTTCACAAGAATATTTATCTTGTACAGcaacaagatcaattatTTTCATCGAAGCTGATAATCCAAAAATTGGTTTAATGGCTtttattggtattggtatgACAGAAGTTTCGACTTGTGATAATACTGTAAAAGAAGGTCAACATGTgaataaaggtgatgaattaggGTGAGTTCATGGCaacttgataatgataacatCATTCGTATTATATGTGAGCGATCGCTAATTACCCAACCTCAAATAGAATGTTCCATTTCGGTGGTTCGACACATTGTTTATTGTTCAGAAAAGGTGTTAAAGTATCTGGATTCCCAGAACCATCAGATCACAACGTACCTGTAAGAAGTAAATTATGCGTAGTAGAATAAATTAATAAATGATCTTAGAAGCGTGTATTTGAATTGCGACAAAAATGCATATCATTCGGAGAAATAAGTGGTAGTATCTTGGAATtaagaagatatcaaatggTTCAATGACTATGTATCTCGTATCTGTCAATATAGCCGTGGAGCTTGGCCACGTATCACTAATAACCCTTTAACAGATCATCAAGCAGCATTTCTATGTAAATCTTTCCAATGATCCGCGTAGCTGTTGTATTAACTAGTGATTTGGCTTATCTCCCTAGACGATTTCGGATTTTTTGGATCAATCTTGCCATTTGCAAGTTGTTCTTGAAGAAAATTAGGTATCGATCGGATCCAGTATAAGATTCATCCAATTCTGCTTCAGTGTCTGAATCATCTTATATATGTGATGTTCGCCTGAATTTCGCCTGAATTTCTCCAGAGATTGAGTTGCTAAAATCAATCATGGATCGGGGTTTTCGGGATTTGGCATTAACGAAAGAGTTATCAAATCCATATTACgttctttattttctttattggTACTTCGATGTGTATCACAAGTAGAACAGAGTATCTCCAATAAATTATGAACTTGTTTCGATTCTTCAATATTTTCCATCTAATATTGCCTGTTGATTGTTCTTTTTGCATAATTTAAATACTTAATGTTGTTAATGTGGCTAATTTATGGTAAAcatcgtcttcatcctcatctctAACTTAAAAAGAGTTTCTGGCTCTTCTGTTATTTTGGATTTTCTCCGTCCAACGTAgaaagatggtaatgattTTAAAGATGGAATCAACTTGTTGAATAGGTTTACCTAAATGTTCAGACTCGGATGTGCCTCGACttaatgatgagaatgatttTCTTGCGGCATCAAATTCTGTATGCACATTATCAATCTAGAAGCAGATTTGGGACAATGGAATATGTGTGTAAAATCATGGTTTCCAGGTGGATTAAAAATAGGTACAAAGCGGTTTGACATTACGATTTAAAGAGTAAGCCATTACAGTACCCTTCAAAAGTTACAAATAAGTTCTGAATTTGGAAAGACAAAGCTTACCATCAGCTAAATCGTCATGATATATCTCATATTTTGAATCGACATCGATGTCTTTCAAGTTGAGCTGTGAGCGAatggaagttgaagttgaagatctaGACATATTGTCTACTTGCGAAGGTGGGTGAGTAATTGCTTGAGATTCAAGATAAGTGTAATGAGATAATTCAGCGGATTACCTTATATACTATGCTCCAACTACATGTCCCCTATCGGGCTGCACACCTCTGTATTCACTCCAAAAAAACAGACCTTTATTTTACGTCATCTAGTTGGAAGAAACTGTTCTCTTTCAAAGGATTCTTAAATTATAAATGTGAATGACGAAATAGTCATCAAAAGATGCATATAATCTCATGTTGATTTCGCTATCTGCAACAAGAGAAGCAACTTTATGCATTagatatactgtatgtatatgtataggAGCTTGAACTGCCTTCCTGTACAAGTTACTATTCGTTTGGAGTGCCACTCTTATGACATGAAATGGCGCTCCAAGCAAAAGTTGATTGCGATTTCACTTTATATACATTGATTACCATATGTTTTAACATAAAACTACATTGATATATGATCCATCTATCAGTCTTAATCTGAGTTGTCTTTCATCTGTCCGAGACGCTTATCGTACTGTTGATCGATCCCGGATAAGAATGATGACTCTCTGATCATCTTGAAAGTGAATATATCTTCGAACTCA
It includes:
- a CDS encoding phosphatidylserine decarboxylase, which codes for MTDAIDKSVPKEHHRHTVGHWHSQDKRHHHKFLNDTVEHVDNNPKPLHPILQEFKEVVDKSTRLTMLFALMFEQIPDNKEYLKDPTGESQVRDFEHLLKLMNHVISTAPHWTDAGHKVGMVGVPVNALLDWPMGTSAGFTVFQDPLVNDYIKKILDVWGKYLTSPESASVLGTGKTDWFGKTGIESLEEVANKASGTNKKFEELFQCDPKAEHHGFTSWDNFFTREYKWENRPIAEPENDNVIVNACESKVYKVGKDIKERDKFWVKGQPYSTLDILDFDKDYAKEFIGGTIYQAFLSALSYHRWHSPVSGTIKKINLVQGTYYSEPLFVDFQANQAADSNGETTSQEYLSCTATRSIIFIEADNPKIGLMAFIGIGMTEVSTCDNTVKEGQHVNKGDELGMFHFGGSTHCLLFRKGVKVSGFPEPSDHNVPVRSKLCVVE